GTAACGCTTTTTAAGAAAATAATACGTAAGGTGAGCCGTATAGGTTAGAAGTATCtccgaaatgaatttttttagtaGGAGGATATCCTGttggtatgtacagggtgggcaaaatcggtgatacctgaactacaactttttaacccaacgaggtagaaaaaaatgaatgttccattcatgtcgtctttttttgagaaactaataatgccaacAACTGCATTaatctatcttcttttgtttttgagttataggctaaaatttaaatttgggcgatttcaactttggtcattatctccgtttctgtttgtgctaggatgttgaattgaagacacaatacagacacttttttataatAATCCAGTGGTgtaatatgattttttcctacaggtttatttgctgagctataatataaagttttgtttttttttatgaaaacaacAGTTTagaatgacttagaaagaatagccagttttttaccgtttcagaaatatattatacatcaccctgAGTCGTTCTCAGTCATTTTAAACCACTGttctcataagaaaaaatacatctttatgttttatagctcagcaaatatacctgttggaaaaaatcatagtacgctacTGGATTGccataaaaaaagtgtctgtataatgttttcatggGTAATATCttctattcgaaaaagattcatcaaataaatgaaaaactatattccgaaattaatttcattcgataaaaccgattTTGAGATagaacttaaaataattttttatggtttttcaacaccctgtatctttcaaaccgagccgattcggaaaaaatggctaaggaaaaaagtgcttcttttgacctcaagaatctactgtcaaaatatttgtaagtgtcaaagactcaccctgcatatctATGCAGGATGTTTTTTCGTTATATTATGACTAAGGTAAAAATATCAAAACGTTGTTTTTTTTCACGATATTCTGTACAACAATGACTCACAAATCAACAGCATTATCCAAAAACCATTTGAATttcgtcagatatttgagagcagaaaagatgataaaaatctcATCATCATTACATTATGCGCGTTCAAAATGCTCACGAAGAAAACGACTTCAAGACTCTTTCAACGATGAGGATATTAATTATCATCTCCCGCTTAcgttatctcagaattcctgtCTCTTAAAGAGACAACAAAAATGCGGCTAAAATGATACTTAAAAATTGGTCAAGTCCAAAACGTTGCACTGAGCTAGGTTATAATTTGAAATGCATTACTAGAATACTACTACTCTTTTAGAATACGCATCATTCGCAGccctacgatgatttttcttagATAGGATACGTATTTAttggaaaaatgagaaaataatttttcgagCAGCTTCTGGTGAGTTCATCACATGGATGGGTGACCGCATAGGTTATTAGTTCAGACAGGAGATCAAGATCTCTGCCTTCTCCCCATTCTTCACGTTCAACACCTTCACGTAATCgagaaaatatagtttttttgggtcaaaatgagcaaggggttcgACCCAAAAATGGCATATTTGAtcgtctgtctgaaaatcagggtatTCAATTACAATCCTGCGATTTGGAGTGCATAGGAGTTGTTTTGCAgtttctagaaaaccaaacagttgatgactcgatagagaattgcactccagacagcCCTTCGAAGcgaacttgaaaatgaaaaatggaagcaaaaaaaaagatggaatcaatgaaataatcgtcaagaccgaacggctgcatcgagctccatgaaattttcagattttcaactagaagagttgctctttcagaatatgtatcacatttagatctacgatgatttttgtgGGAGATACCCGTGTcaaaatttgaccttcgaaaaattcccaaaaagatgggatcagttAAAATGACTTCAAAGGTTATAGTTCGTTTTTAATTTCAACATTAAAGATGAAAAGTTAATACGTAATAAACTCTTGCTTGAGCCACTTATTTCAGAAATGCTTGTTCGCAGTCTTAGTAGGATATACGGGCGCTGTTCTATATTTGCGCTCTATTTGTGACAAGTCTATAACTAACCGAAATAATGTGGAATACACTTTTCcatttcaatatgatttcaagttatcAGATTTGAAACAGTGCTAGAAACAAACAACAAATATCTCCGTCATTATTCTAGAATttaactgaaaaatttcatttacaGGAGCTGCTATGCGAATTACAAAATCGACGACAAGCTGGTTGAATATTTAAAGGCGACGGAAAATAACAGCaatgaaactgaaaatgaaGATATGAGGCAAATGACCTGAGTTCTATTAAACAGATTGAACTAATTcgattcaaattgaaaaaaattaaacgaaCGATGATATTTAAAAACCAGATAACAAGATTTCATATCATGTGCAGACTTGAACATATGTAATAACATTTCATGCGTTGAATGAAGGTGAATAGTCCGATTCAAGTTTTAATTTAAGTTATTAATTTTGTTCATTAATcatgttttttttattgttattattttttatgaaattttttgataggATATgtattttttggaaaaaaacagaaaataattGTTCGAGCAGCTTTTGGCGAGTTCATCACTTGGATGGTGGACCTCATAGATTATTAGTTCAGACAGGAGATCAAGATCTCTGCCTTCCCCCCATTTCCACGTGTAACACCCCCACGTAAACGTTTTTTCCAAGCAAGACTCTCAACCAAGCACCAAACCCCTCACAGAGTCTTCGATACTCACACGTCCATCAGCGTGTCCATCTCGTTCTCGCTCAGACCGAACCTGCAGTCCGACAGGCCCCTCTTGAAATCCTCCCTCTTCACCACCTGCTCGTTGCACCTGTCGAAATCCCTCAGGAACTCGATCACCCTGATCCTGTCCCTGACGACCTTGGCCTTTATCTTTGCCAGGATCTGGACGATGTCCTTCTCCGCCCTCGTGGGCGGCTTCTTCGGAGGCGGCGCGTTCACCGCCTTGGTCTTGGCGTACAACCCCTGGTACTGAAGGAAGAAATTGAGCATGGATCAACACTCGACCAAAGGCGTTACTTACCAGGGGCACTTCCTCCCTTTTGGGCTCCACCTCCTTCAAGAACCAGAAGTAGTTGAAGCCCATGTCGCTGTTGTACCTCTCCTCCAGGGCGTACAGCTCCTCGTCGGACAAGAGGATGCCGTTGGTGACCAAACACTGACGAGCGTTCGGTATGGTCACGTGGCCATTGTTAgttctgaaaatcagggtgaaAATTAGACGTATGGGAGGATCGAAGGGTTTGAGCTCACTTATCGTAATCCCTGAAAGAGGGTTTGAGGAGGAGACCCCTCTTGAGTACCCTCTTCTTGATCTTGTCCAATGCCTCCTCGCAGAGGTCCCTCCTGGGCGTGTTCACCTGGTGCCAGGCCTTCGTACCCTTTCGCTGAAGTAGCTGGACCTCCTGAGAGGGAGGATTGACCTCCAGCTCGGGCGTCTTCTCCAAATTCTGCGATACAAGTGTCAATATCAACATATGTTGGGCACGAATCCAAGGTGACTCACTTTGGTGGTGAACACTTGGTCCACGTCGTCCTCGAAGGTCTGCCAACAGACCCTCATCGGGTCCGTGGGGTCCCTATACTGGGTGATCAACGTTTCGATCTCTGGCAACGACAGGAACATCCTCTGGATACCGCTGATACCCAGGGAGTCAAGCCCGCGATGAAATTGAGAAGTCGTTATCTTGCCGCATCGGAGAGGGTCGAAATCCTGCGAAGACCAAGTGGTTCTGATACTTTTCGATGGTCGACACGTCCAGAAAACTCACCCTGAAGAACTCGTTCACCCTCAGTCGGTTCTTGAGGACGTGCTGTTGGATGCGACTCATAATGGTGATGAGATCCTCGTTCTGGTACTTCTCCTTCAGAGCAGGATGGAAGACGTTCTTCTTCCCGAACAGGGAGGAGGCTAAGATCTTACCTATCTCCGGCCTCGGTAATTTCGGCAACTCCGCGTCGATCACCCTACCAGGGAACTGCGCCACCATGTCCTGCAGGAGAAAAGGATGTTCATCACATTTGCTCTGGATCTAGCTACTAGAAACTCCCAATGCTTCCAGACAAAGGTGGAATTGGTGATGAAAGACTCTTCAGATGTGCTTTTTTAAGTCTCCCAGCCTAGGGTTCCCAAAGCAACCAAAGAAACTCCTCACCCCTCCAAGATCAAGGACCCCGTGCTGGTTGAGGTACTCTACGATCTTGTCCAGTTCGCCCAAGAAGGCGATGTAGTTCACGGTGTAGCTGTCCTTGAGGAACTTCTTGACTAGGAGGTTGAAGTCCACCGGAGATACCATGATCTTCAAGAAGTCCAGGATCCTGGCGAAATGGGCTATGGTAACGACGCCATGGTTTTTCGCTATCTGTAAACACCAACGTCTATTCACGGATCGCCAAGGGAtgaagtacagggtgtcccagctGGAGAAAAAACTCATCCTTCTAACTAGCAGTCCCTGGTGCAATTTTTCAAGGTAATTTGAATCGATCCAAGACTTTTTGCTTGTTGGTGGAGACTAGTGGAGAGATTGATGAGTGTTTCACTCCACCAGGATCAATCTAGCGACTCTAGTTACAAGGATCTGGACACCCTATACGTTCCAAGGCTCGAAACAGCTATTGGACTCTAAGGGGCAACTTTCCAGTTCGTAATCTTGGAAATATGGGCGCATAACCAGTCTCCTCATGTTCACCACGGTGGCTATCTTGGTCAGGAGCAGGTTCAGCTTACGCTCCTCGCTCATGCTCAGTCTGTTCACTTGCATCGGGTCCTCCCATTCAAGGCCGGAGACCAGGGGTTGGTTCTTCATGAAATCAGGCACTGAAATGTTAGAGTTTTGATCTAGCGCCTGCTAGTGTATATCTTAGGCTATTGAAACTTGCGTTATGGAATGTTTATAGGGTGGCACTTTTGCGTATCTCAAAGGTTATCTTCGAAGATGAGTGACACGTAACGGTGGTAAACTTACCGCTGTTGTGGATGACCTCGCATAGCTGCGCGTAGAACACTCTACCATCCTGGACTCTGAAGTAGTCGGCCAGATCGCTGATCTCCTGCTCAGAAAGGCCAATTTTACCTCGGAGTTGTCCATAGAGAACCGAAATGAACTGAGATTCTCGAGAAAAAGAATGAGGTTAGGTTTAAGCGGCAACTGATGCATGAAAAGCAGTATATTCAAGTATTCGAATGTTTGAAATtgtgggttttcgaacacgctgaatcgattgagaacaatttcgaaagcctatcttcagattttcatcttggaaatggcattttacaaaaattgcaattttcaatctgcgatatctcctgttatattcgtctgatccaattgggatttccggttatatgatcagcgttgtctaggcttccaccctagcacaaaaacttgatttcgacaatctcgattttttgggtcaaaaatgagcaaggggttagacccccctgaaatcccctatttgctactctgtctgaaaaacaggatgttttattactgtcctcggatatggagtacatagaatttgtttcgaagattctagaaaacacaacagttgatgattcaatagagaattgcactccacagagctcttcgaagtcaactcgaaaatgaaaaggggaaaaaaattattttctactaaacagtgtcagatattgggaagtttggtatgaaaatataggttttcgaacacgctgaatccattgcgagcaatttcgaaagcctatctctcttcgtttagattttcatcttgaaaatggcatttttcaaaaattgcaaatttcacttgaaaattcgtcaagaccgaacggctgcatcgagctcgatacaagtttcagatttttaactagaagagttgctctttcagaatatgtatcacatgtCCATCTAccgttacttttattgagagaaaaactactcgaaaactgaccttctaaaatttcccaaaaagttaggttcatttaaaacttcctcaagatcgaacggttgtgccgaaatgaatgaaacgCCGAGATTTATCACAAAAAAGGTTGCTCTTTTTGAGTATGTATGTATCAAGTTTAAATCTAACatgatttttctgctagataGACCAAgtgttagaccccctaaaacgATCTATTTTGCACCTCTTTGGaagccattgaactctatgggaactcatagagttcaatgttggAAGCTAACCCACGTAGCATATCTGCAGACCACAACAAAACGATAGTCTAACGACGAAGCTAAAACTACAACATCGAATGTTACAATAACGCAACGTTCCACCATATTCCCGTTGACCTCAAAGTTTTTTCTTTACAATCGACATAAATCCATATCGCGTAAAAACGTCTTTTTCACCCGATAACCTTATCGCATTGTCTCACAACAATCCAAAACTACCAAACTCGGCGATTCTCACCGTCCAACATACCCAATTCAATTCCCATTTTTTCTTATCTTTTCCCACATCTCTCACCTTTCCGAATTTTTTCTCGAGATCTCGCCAGATTACAATATCAAAGTTCTCACGCATTACCACCAATCGGAATTTGACGACTACATCGCCAAATCTTCCACATAGTATCATCGAGCCACGATAACGCGCGTACTGAAGTTCAACAGATAAGAGATTCAGAAATAAGCGTATCAGTCTATATTTAAACGGGCGTAACGTGGCTTCAGTCGTCCAGAGTCGCTTTAAGAACACGCGGTAAAACATAGTCTGCGTCTAGTCCCGGCAATCCAAGATGGAAGGGTTCCTGTGTAAAATAGGCCTTTTGTGCACCGCGCTCATCGGCTTCAAGATATTTCGCGCCCTGTTTGATCTTTTGTACGATTCGCTGATAGCCAAGGCGTTCAAACTGGAGAAGGTCGACTGGCGAGATCTAGGTCGATGGGCCGTTGTCACTGGAAGCACAGACGGTATAGGGAAAGCCTACTCCGAAGCCTTAGCCAAGAAGGGTTTCAACGTGGTCCTGATCAGTCGCACCCAGAGCAAACTAGACGCAGTAGCCCAAGAAATCACAGAGAAGTACAAGGTGGAAGTCAAGACCATCGCTGCGGATTTCACAAAGGACACCATCTATGGGGCCATAGAGAAACAACTGGATAGTCTAGAGATCGGAGTTTTGGTCAACAACGTAGGGATGAGCTACGATTACCCGGAGTACTTCCTGGAGATCACCAACCACAGCGTTTTCATCCAAAATTTAATCAATTGTAACGTACTATCCGTGATGAAGATGTGCAAGATGGTCATGCCAGGCATGGTGCAACGGAAGAAGGGAGTCGTGATCAACCTAGCCTCAACAGCGGCTCTAATACCCAACCCCATGTTATCGGTGTACTCGTCAACGAAAGCCGCGGTTGCCAAGTTCAGCTCGGACCTCGCCAGCGAATACCAGAAGGACGGTCTCATAGTACAGTGCGTGTGTCCAGGTTACGTGGCCACCAACATGAGCAAGATCAAGAAGTCCACCTGGATGGCGCCCACCCCTAAGACCTTCGTGGACAGCGCCTTGGCTACGGTGGGTCTGACCGACGTCACCACCGGGTATCTCCCGCACACCCTGATGAACTACGTGATCTGCACGATGGACTGCTGCTCCAAGAGGTTGTCCAGGTGGGTGATCACCAATTCGTTGAAGGACATCAAGAGGAGGGCTCTGAAGAAGGCCGCGAAGTCCAGTTGAGTCACTATGGTAGTTGTTTGAGTGTTCCCCTATTTATTTTTCGTTGAATAAACGTGTTTTATGtttgaaattgttttatttcaattatttttttatattgataagTAGAGGTATCTTTTTTTGATTCATATTGCCCAAATTGAAGGTTATGTGGCATATAAGAAAGATTGCCTACGCTTTTTAACCCCCATCAAAAATTTTCCACAGAAATGAATCGAATTATTGATTAAATCATTAAAATCTTTCTTGAGCGTATTCTTATAACCATTTCCTGTATATCTGAGGCTGGTTCTCGATCTATTTGGTTCTTCACAAATAATTTTTGTCGTGTATTTGTTTAAATTTGGGTTTGGTAAGCAAAATCACAATTTTCTCTGGCAAATTGTCCATGTTTTCTCTTCTCCATATTCTATGTCCCTTGGATGGAACaataaaatcgaaaatattctgTCCCGCCGTCATATCTTACCAGAAATGAGCCTGTTCTTGTTCGGGTCCAACGGCAAGAAATAATCCCAAAGATTCAAGCCTATCCTGAAAATCGCCGCCCGAATTTTATTGCACGTCCTCCAAACATCGCTCAGCTTCGTTTGCTACAAACGGAAAAGTTCGCTTAGTTGTTTCGACAGTAAGATATATACGGACGTTACCTTGTAATGCATTTTTCCCGAATGTATACCGCTTCAAGCGTTAACgataatttttagaattgagataAACCCGCTATTGAACTCTCATGAGTTGACGTTTTTATAAATTGACTCTTTTTTGAACATCCAAATTTGACCAATTTGAATCTTAGAtcatagaataataataattaatcacTATTCTATATTCTAATGGATATGGAATATTCGTATTTTTTATTCTATGGTTTAAAGTGCTTCAAATGAATCGTGAATCAAACCATTGAATCgtttttttgaataaataagTCTGTAATTTCAGAATTTACGACTTTTCTGAAGTTCTATCTAAACCGAAATCGAATCAaccctttttgaaaattttgtgtcTGTTCGAGGTAATCTC
The window above is part of the Coccinella septempunctata chromosome 8, icCocSept1.1, whole genome shotgun sequence genome. Proteins encoded here:
- the LOC123318965 gene encoding uncharacterized protein LOC123318965 isoform X1; the encoded protein is MHYKQTKLSDVWRTCNKIRAAIFRIGLNLWDYFLPLDPNKNRLISESQFISVLYGQLRGKIGLSEQEISDLADYFRVQDGRVFYAQLCEVIHNSVPDFMKNQPLVSGLEWEDPMQVNRLSMSEERKLNLLLTKIATVVNMRRLVMRPYFQDYELIAKNHGVVTIAHFARILDFLKIMVSPVDFNLLVKKFLKDSYTVNYIAFLGELDKIVEYLNQHGVLDLGGDMVAQFPGRVIDAELPKLPRPEIGKILASSLFGKKNVFHPALKEKYQNEDLITIMSRIQQHVLKNRLRVNEFFRDFDPLRCGKITTSQFHRGLDSLGISGIQRMFLSLPEIETLITQYRDPTDPMRVCWQTFEDDVDQVFTTKNLEKTPELEVNPPSQEVQLLQRKGTKAWHQVNTPRRDLCEEALDKIKKRVLKRGLLLKPSFRDYDKTNNGHVTIPNARQCLVTNGILLSDEELYALEERYNSDMGFNYFWFLKEVEPKREEVPLYQGLYAKTKAVNAPPPKKPPTRAEKDIVQILAKIKAKVVRDRIRVIEFLRDFDRCNEQVVKREDFKRGLSDCRFGLSENEMDTLMDVFASPLRRECIDYRKFSDVIEESFTQSCLERAPLIVPLQHVPTKDCEKSFLNFEERRAVSVALQKLAKKPDLQMNLLCVFQDYDKSNCGTVTREQFLKALHMRGMADLVSTNEFEVICKCFGFERGMRDEVDYRSFIKALDVLYATDKYTPI
- the LOC123318965 gene encoding uncharacterized protein LOC123318965 isoform X2; the encoded protein is MFYRVFLKRLWTTEATLRPFKYRLIRLFLNLLSVELQYARYRGSMILCGRFGDVVVKFRLVVMRENFDIVIWRDLEKKFGKNLSSFRFSMDNSEVKLAFLSRRSAIWPTTSESRMVECSTRSYARSSTTADMVAQFPGRVIDAELPKLPRPEIGKILASSLFGKKNVFHPALKEKYQNEDLITIMSRIQQHVLKNRLRVNEFFRDFDPLRCGKITTSQFHRGLDSLGISGIQRMFLSLPEIETLITQYRDPTDPMRVCWQTFEDDVDQVFTTKNLEKTPELEVNPPSQEVQLLQRKGTKAWHQVNTPRRDLCEEALDKIKKRVLKRGLLLKPSFRDYDKTNNGHVTIPNARQCLVTNGILLSDEELYALEERYNSDMGFNYFWFLKEVEPKREEVPLYQGLYAKTKAVNAPPPKKPPTRAEKDIVQILAKIKAKVVRDRIRVIEFLRDFDRCNEQVVKREDFKRGLSDCRFGLSENEMDTLMDVFASPLRRECIDYRKFSDVIEESFTQSCLERAPLIVPLQHVPTKDCEKSFLNFEERRAVSVALQKLAKKPDLQMNLLCVFQDYDKSNCGTVTREQFLKALHMRGMADLVSTNEFEVICKCFGFERGMRDEVDYRSFIKALDVLYATDKYTPI
- the LOC123318966 gene encoding very-long-chain 3-oxoacyl-CoA reductase-B-like, which codes for MEGFLCKIGLLCTALIGFKIFRALFDLLYDSLIAKAFKLEKVDWRDLGRWAVVTGSTDGIGKAYSEALAKKGFNVVLISRTQSKLDAVAQEITEKYKVEVKTIAADFTKDTIYGAIEKQLDSLEIGVLVNNVGMSYDYPEYFLEITNHSVFIQNLINCNVLSVMKMCKMVMPGMVQRKKGVVINLASTAALIPNPMLSVYSSTKAAVAKFSSDLASEYQKDGLIVQCVCPGYVATNMSKIKKSTWMAPTPKTFVDSALATVGLTDVTTGYLPHTLMNYVICTMDCCSKRLSRWVITNSLKDIKRRALKKAAKSS